From the Streptomyces sp. Sge12 genome, the window TCTCCCACCCCGAGATCGACTTCGCCGGACTGGCCCGGTCGCTCGGCGCCGGCGGGATGCGCGTGGAGAAGCCGGACGAGGCGGTCGCCGCCGTGGGCCGGATGCTGTCCCACCCCGGCCCCTTCCTCGTGGACATCCAGATCTGACCAGAGCACTCACGCAGCACGGACAGGAGGAGACCGCATGCCCGCCGAGCGGCAGTTGACCGAGGACGCGATCCGCAGTTTCGCCGAGAACTGGTACGTGGCGCTGGACCAGCACCTGGGCCTGGCCGACGTGCTCGCCCTGATCACCGAGGACCTGGAGTTCAAGGTCCCCGAGGACACCTTCCTCGGGCACGAGGGCTTCGGCCGCTGGTACGCGGCCGTCACCCACCGCTTCTTCGACGAGGTCCACACCGTCACGAAGGTGGAGCCCGTCATCGAGGGCGACCGGGCGGTCGTCCGGGTCCTCGTCAACTGGCAGGCCAGGATCTGGGACCCGCCGGCCGCCCGCAGCGTGTGGCTCGGCTTCGACGCCGACCAGACCTGGACCGTCGTCGCCGGTCCCGACGGACCGCTGATCAAGCAGTACACCGTCAACGACCTGGCCCCGATGCCCGGTTCCGCCTCGCTCTGAGCGCAGCGCCGGCGAAGGAGAGAGCGGGAGAAGAGACGATGACCGAAGTGACACGGGAGCGGGTCCACGCGGCCTACGCGGCCCTCGGCTCCGGCGACCGGGCGCGCATCCTCCAGTACTACTCCGAGGACCTGCGCTGGCTGGTGCCGGGCAACCATCCGCTGGCCGGCTGGTACGAGAGCCTGGACGCCTTCCTGGAGCTGATGGGGCAGACCCACAAGCTCACGGGCGGCACCTTCCGGATGGACATCCAGGCGGTCCTCGTCGGCGAGGACTGCAGCGCCGACGTGTGCCGCAACGTGGCCCTGCGGGACGGCGCGGACGAGGCGAGCGGGTCCCCGTACGAGCGGATGGACTACCCGGTCTTCCACTTCATGCGCTGGCAGGGCGGCCGGATCGTCGAGGGCCGCGACGGGCTCTTCGGGGACTCGGCGACCGCCTTCAGCCAGTTCTGGGCGCCGTTCGCGCCGGACGGAACCCGCAGGGACCGATAGGGGGACGAGCACGATGGACCGACACGAGAGCCACACCGAGATCCTGCGCAAGTACTACGAGTACGCCAACGCCGGGGACTGGGACCGCTGGTGCGACCTGTTCGCCGACGACCAGGTGATGGACGAGCAGCTCGCCGGCCACATCGAGGGCCTGGACGTCCTGCGCTCGATGATGAAGGGCATGGGGACCATGTACCGGGTCTTCCGCAACGAGCCCGTCCACTTCGTCGTCGACGGCGAGAAGGCCGCCGCCGTCTCCCACCTGACGGCGGTCAGCGCCTCCGGCGAGCCCATCGAGGCCGAGGTCATGAACTTCTTCCGGATCGTCGACGGAAAGATCGCCTACATGGCCAACTACCACGACACGGTCCCCTTCCAGGTGCTGGGCCAGGACTGAGGGGGTGCGGTCATGGCCGGAGAACAGGCAGAGGAATACGACTACGTGATCGTGGGATCGGGCACCGCCGGCAGCGTCCTCGCGGACCGGCTCTCCGAGGACCCGGACGTCCGCGTCCTCGTCCTCGAGGCGGGCGGCCCCCGCATCCCGCCCGAGGTGGACGACCCGTCCTCCTGGTACAAGCTCCTCGGCGGTCCGGTGGACTGGGGCTACACCAGCACCCCGCAGCCCGGACTCGACGGCCGCCGTACCTACGAACCGCGCGGCAAGGCCCCCGGCGGCAGCAGCAACCTCTACATCATGATGCACATCCGGGGCCACGCCTCGGACTTCGACAACTGGGCCTACCAGGGCGCCGCCGGCTGGTCGTACGAGGACGTGCTCCCCTACTTCGCCCTGCTGGAGGGCCAGGAGGACGCCACCGCCACCACCACGGGCACCCGCGGCCCGCAGCGGATCACCAACGCCGGGCTGCACGGGCCCAACCCGGTCTCCCGCGCCTTCATCGACGCGGCCGTCGAGCTGGGCCACCAGGAGATCGCCGACTTCAACACCGACGGTCCCCGGCGCGGCCTCTTCGGTACCGGCTGGCACCACATCGACGTGGCCGACGGCCGCCGCCAGGGCGTCCTCGCCGCCTACCTGGAGCCGGCGCTGCGGCGCCGCAACCTGACCCTGCGCACCCACGCGCAGAGCACCCGGCTGCTCTTCGACGGGGACACCTGCACGGGCGTCGAGTACGTCCAGCTCCGGGCCCCGGCCGAGATCCCGGGCCGGACCGTCCGGGACGGCCACAGCAGTCCCGCGCAACCCGGGCTGCACACCGTACGGGCCCGCCGCGAGGTGATCGTGGCGGC encodes:
- a CDS encoding nuclear transport factor 2 family protein, which encodes MPAERQLTEDAIRSFAENWYVALDQHLGLADVLALITEDLEFKVPEDTFLGHEGFGRWYAAVTHRFFDEVHTVTKVEPVIEGDRAVVRVLVNWQARIWDPPAARSVWLGFDADQTWTVVAGPDGPLIKQYTVNDLAPMPGSASL
- a CDS encoding nuclear transport factor 2 family protein encodes the protein MTEVTRERVHAAYAALGSGDRARILQYYSEDLRWLVPGNHPLAGWYESLDAFLELMGQTHKLTGGTFRMDIQAVLVGEDCSADVCRNVALRDGADEASGSPYERMDYPVFHFMRWQGGRIVEGRDGLFGDSATAFSQFWAPFAPDGTRRDR
- a CDS encoding nuclear transport factor 2 family protein, with the translated sequence MDRHESHTEILRKYYEYANAGDWDRWCDLFADDQVMDEQLAGHIEGLDVLRSMMKGMGTMYRVFRNEPVHFVVDGEKAAAVSHLTAVSASGEPIEAEVMNFFRIVDGKIAYMANYHDTVPFQVLGQD
- a CDS encoding GMC family oxidoreductase, with the translated sequence MAGEQAEEYDYVIVGSGTAGSVLADRLSEDPDVRVLVLEAGGPRIPPEVDDPSSWYKLLGGPVDWGYTSTPQPGLDGRRTYEPRGKAPGGSSNLYIMMHIRGHASDFDNWAYQGAAGWSYEDVLPYFALLEGQEDATATTTGTRGPQRITNAGLHGPNPVSRAFIDAAVELGHQEIADFNTDGPRRGLFGTGWHHIDVADGRRQGVLAAYLEPALRRRNLTLRTHAQSTRLLFDGDTCTGVEYVQLRAPAEIPGRTVRDGHSSPAQPGLHTVRARREVIVAAGAIESPKLLLLSGIGRPEQLREHGIEVTAALPGVGENFHNHVLTGLMAEVTQELPPPAQNLSESALFLSSQPGLPAPDLQIAFVHVPFDVIVGQDHPHTVSILPGVVRPVSRGWIKLASADPLAHPLINPNYLGDRWDLERMVQGVKVAREIFATSAFSPWYKQELQPGPGYVSDDDLRTFVKQKSESYHHQAGSCRMGIDDFSVVDPELRVHGVRNLRVVDASVMPAVPSGNCHTAIAMIAERAADFLKGASRV